The Amycolatopsis jiangsuensis nucleotide sequence ACGCGCGGCTCGGCGAGGTCTTCCGCACCCGCCCGGCCGCCGAGTGGCTGCGGATGCTCGACGAGGCGAGCATCCCGGCCGCGCCGATCAACGACATCGACGACGTCTACGCCGACCCCTGGGCCGCCGAACGCGACCAGGTGGTGCGGCTGCCGCATCCGACTGTCGGCACGTACGTGGGCACCGGGTTTCCGGTCAAGGCCTCGGAAACCCCGCCGCGGCCGACCTCGGCCCCGCCCACCCTCGGCCAGCACACCGACGAGGTGCTGGCCGAACTCGGCTATTCCGAGGCGGAGATCGCCGGATTCCGGGAACAGTCCTGAACCGAAGGAGGAGAAATGGCAGACCAGCGACCGAATCCGCTGTGGCACCCGTTCGCCGACATGGGCGCGGTGGACGGTGACCGGTTCGTGGTGACCCGCGCCGAGGGCTCGTACGTGTGGGACGACGCGGGCACCCGCTACTTCGACGCCACCGCGTCCCTCTGGTATGCGAACGTCGGGCATGGGCGTCCGGAAATCACCCGGGCCGTGACCGCGCAGCTGGAGCAGCTCGACGCCTACCATTTGTTCGCCCGCACCGCGAACGAGCCCGCGCTGCGGCTGGCGGAGCGGCTGTCCGAGCTCGCTCCGGTGCCGGGCTCGAAGGTGTTCCTCGGTTCCGGCGGTGGCGATGTCGTGGACACGGCGGTGAAGATCGCACGTACCTACTTCGTCCACATCGGACGTCCGGACAAGACGCACGTGATCAGCCGGACCCAGGGTTACCACGGCACGCACGGATTCGGCACCGCGGCCGGCGGAATCACGGTCAACGCCGAGGGTTTCGGCCCGCTGCCGGGAGATTTCTCCCACGTCGCCTACGACAGCCCCGAAGCGCTGGAGGCGGAGATCCAGCGGCTCGGCGCCGAACGGGTGGCGGCGTTCCTGTGCGAGCCGGTGATCGGCGCCGGCGGGGTGCTGCTTCCGCCGGACGGGTACGTCGAGGCGGTGGCCGAGATCTGCCGCCGGCACGACGTGCTGTTCGTGGCGGACTGCGTGATCTGCGGGTTCGGCCGGCTCGGCACGTGGTTCGGCATCGACCGCTGGTCGGTGCGGCCGGACCTGGTGACCACGGCGAAGGGCATCACCGGCGGCACGATCCCGCTCGGCGCGCTGCTGGTCGCGCCGCACGTCGCGGAGCCGTTCTTCACCGGACGTCCCGGCGCGCCGGTGCTTCGCCACGGCGCGACGTACGCGGGGCATCCGGTGGCGTGCGCGGCCGCGAACGCCACTTTGGACCTCTACGAGCGCGACGACCTGATCCCGCGCGGGCGAAGCCTGGAAAAGCCGTTGGCCGACTCGCTTTCCGGCGCCGCCGGACACGAGGCTGTCGCGGAAGTGCGTGCGGGCCTGGGGTTCCTGGCCGCTGTCGAGCTGACGCCGGACGTGCTGGCCGCGCACCCGGGTGCCGCTGACCGGCTTTACCGGCTCCTGCTCGGCGAAGGCGTGGTCGTGCGGCCGGTGGCCAAGGGCATCGTGCTGTCGCCGCCGCTGATCGCGGACGAACCGGAGCTGGATCTGCTGGCCTCGGCGATCCCTCGGTCGCTGGACCGGCTGCTGTCTACAGTGGACTGACCGGTCAGCCCTGGCAGGGCAGCGTGCCGCTGCGCAACGCGTGCTCGTCGTCGCTGCTGTCGTCGGACCACAGCACCGGCCGGTCGCTGCCGGTGCACGCGGGTGCGATCGCGAACCCTTCGTTGTTGTAGTCCGGCATTTCGGAGGGGCGGTCGTACTCCGCGTCGACCGCGAAGCTGCCCTGCGCGTCGATGGAAAGCGTGGTGGAGCGGCCTTTGCACGTGTCGTCGCACGTGGCCCACAGCTGTGCGCTCTGCGGTGCATACTCCAGCTCCATCACGGCCGGCTGGCCGCTCGGGACGGTCGCGACGCGGGTGTAGCCGCCGCCCGACTGGTCGAGCGCGTAGGCGTACACGGCGCCGTTGTCCTCGAGGCCGACCAGGAAAAGACCGCCGCCGTGTCCGGGGTACTCGGCGGGGTCGTAGGCCGCTTTCGTGTGCTCGTCACGGAAACCGTGCGCGGTGAGCGCCGCGTCCGGGATCCAGGTGATGGCTTCGAGGCCCTTGTTGCTGTGCACCTCGGGCAAATCCTCGGTGAGGTCCCATTCGGCAGTCGCGTCGAGCGAGGCGGCGGTGGATGCGTCGTAGCGGAGTACTTCCGGCTTGCTCGCGTCGCCGTTGTCGTTGTCGCGCTCGGTCGAGACGAAAACCCCCTCCGGCGTCGCGACCACGCCTTCGGCGTCGGGATCGCCCTTCCCGTCCGGATAGTGCAATGCCGTGCCACTGGCGGGTTCGGGCTGCCACTTCCCGTCGTCGGGGGCGAGGTGGTAGAGCGTGCCGGGCCCGTTCCGGACCGCCCACAACGTCTTCGAGTCCGAAAAGGACAGTCCGCTGAGGTTCTCGCCGAAAGTGCCGGGACTGTCGGCCTCCGCGACTGCCGGGCCTCCCGGCCATGCGGTGGTTTTCGGAGTCGCGTCCGCGGTACCGGCGCTGAGGCTCAGCCCCACCACGGCCGTCGCGACGATGAAGCGGTGCATTCCACGCCGGTCCACAGCCAACCCCTTCCACGCCTTTCGCGAGGACCCGGTGATCGAACGGGAAGAGTTGACCACGCAGCCGTGGCCAGGTCAACGGATCACGAGCGGCGCTGCTCCGTCCGGCCCGCCCGGAACCGGCCATCCGGACGGCAGTGTGGACGATGTTGGCCTGGCGTTGGGCTGCCGGTCGGCCTGGGTTCGCCCTGCCGTCGCACGCCAGTCAGCCCGCCCGCCGCGGCCGCGGCGGGCGAGCGGCCCACTGCCTCAGCGGGCCGCCGTCCGCCGCAGCGGTCGTCCGCCAGCCTTCACTCAGCGAGCAGTCATGCGCCACACCGGGACGTTGACCACCGCGGCCACCGCCGGCTGTGCCCCTCCGGTGTCCGAGGGCACGACGGTGAAGTGCCACTTGTCCACGCCGCCGCCGATGATCTCGGCGTAGCGGCGGGCTCCGTCGGCGTTCGCGAACCGGACCTGCTGGCCATTGGCCAGGTGGGTGATCTTGACCGCCACACTGCCTCCTCGGGGTTCTGGGCCGGCCCGCGGAGCTTCCCCCTCCGGGGCCGGCTCACCTAGTAGAACATGTGTTCGATCCGTGCGCCACCGGGGTCTGCGTCACAGGCAGCGGAGCGGGTCCTCAGAAGTCGGAGCCCGAGTCCACGGCTCCGTCGGTGCGGATGCGACGCAGGTGCACCGCGCGGACGAGCCGGATGCCGGGACGGATCAGCAGTTCGATGCTGCCGAGGAGGAAGAACCAGGTGGCGAGCGTGGTGAGCGCTTCGGAGAAGAACAGGAGACTGCCGGCGACGAACCAGAGCGCGATGAGGATGTCGTTGACGATGCTCAGTACCTCGTACCGACGGCGGATGATGAGTTCGTCGTGGCCGAACGTGAGAACGAGGTCTGTCGTCCGGCCGGCGCCGCGCTCGTCCGGATCGTGCGGCCGGGTTTCCCCCGCGTGGTTCGCCATGTCCTCTCCTCGCCCGGCGAATCGTGCGGGCTGGGCCCGCGGAAGTGCGGTCGCTCGGGAACGCACCGTCAGCGGTGTCCGAGTGACTTGCGTTTGACGAAGCCGACCGCCGCGGTCGCGACGAACAGGATGGCGCCGACGACGAGGAGCCAGATCAGGCCCTTGACCGCGATTCCGATCACGACGCACACCAGCCAGACCGCCAGCAGGAAACCGAGCAGTGCAACCATGGGGATCGACTCCTTCTTCCCTGTTCGTCGGCGCGGCAGATCGTCGGATACCCCGCCGGCGAGGGACCAAAACCCGGCAGGGAGACGGGCCGGCCAGTCCGAGTCCGAAGTGGACACCTCATTGTCTCCGAACTCGGTGGAGCAGGGGAAAGCCGGCGGATTCCGGCCCGTGTCTCAGTGCAGCCGCAGCATCGCCATCCGCGGCCAGCGGTCCAGGCCGCGGTCGATCTCGGCCTGGCGGATCGCCCGCAGGTGCGGTCCCTGTTCCTCGGGCGGGAGCGGGCAAAAGCCGAGTCGCGCGTAGTACGGCCCGTTCCACGGCACGTCGGTGAACGTGGTCAGGGTGAGCCCGGGCAGGCCGCCGGCGACGGCCCACTCGCCGACGGTATCGATCAGCCGGCGGCCCAGTCCGCGGCCGGTGTGCTCCGGTCGCACCGAAACCTGTTCCACGTGGCCGAATCCGTCGACCTCGGCGGCCAGGACGTAGCCGGCCGGGCGGGCGTCCTCCTCGTACACCCAGCAGCGGCCGCCGGTCTGGAACACCGCCAGTTGCTCGGGGGAAGCCGGTTCGTCGTCGGCGATCGCGGCCATCCCGACGTCTCGGAACACCGCGCCTGCCGCGCGTTCGAGCTCGGTCAGCAGCGGCAGGTCGGTGGGGGTCGCGAGGCGGATCATCCGCCCTTGCTACCGGCTACAGTGCATACTCCGAAACCGATTTCCGGATCCGCTGGGCATAGGAACCGAGCGCCTCGATCGCTCCCGCCCTGGCCACGTCCCCGAGCCGGGTCGCCGGACCGACGAGGCTGAGCACACTCGGCCGCATCCGGCCGGTGTCCACCGGCACCGAAGCCGCCCACACGCCCTCCTCGATCTCGCCCCAGGTCTGCGCGTGCCGGTTCTCCCGCGCCCGCTTCAACTCGTCACGCAGGTCGAGACCGCGTTCACTGGAGATCCGGGCCACGTGCTGTTCCCGCTCCCCGTCCGGCAGCAGCGCCAGCAGCATCTTCCCGGTCGCGCCCACCCCGAGCGGGATGGAATGCCCCGGCTGGAAGGTGAACCGCATCGCCCGGTCGCATTCCACCCGGTCCGCGCACACGGCGAGTTCCCCGAAGTGCTGGAACAGCAGAATGGTCTCGCCGAGCTCGTGCGCTGCCTCCTCCATCGCCGGACGGGCGATCCGGGCCAGGTCGTT carries:
- a CDS encoding esterase-like activity of phytase family protein, which codes for MDRRGMHRFIVATAVVGLSLSAGTADATPKTTAWPGGPAVAEADSPGTFGENLSGLSFSDSKTLWAVRNGPGTLYHLAPDDGKWQPEPASGTALHYPDGKGDPDAEGVVATPEGVFVSTERDNDNGDASKPEVLRYDASTAASLDATAEWDLTEDLPEVHSNKGLEAITWIPDAALTAHGFRDEHTKAAYDPAEYPGHGGGLFLVGLEDNGAVYAYALDQSGGGYTRVATVPSGQPAVMELEYAPQSAQLWATCDDTCKGRSTTLSIDAQGSFAVDAEYDRPSEMPDYNNEGFAIAPACTGSDRPVLWSDDSSDDEHALRSGTLPCQG
- a CDS encoding aminotransferase family protein, producing the protein MADQRPNPLWHPFADMGAVDGDRFVVTRAEGSYVWDDAGTRYFDATASLWYANVGHGRPEITRAVTAQLEQLDAYHLFARTANEPALRLAERLSELAPVPGSKVFLGSGGGDVVDTAVKIARTYFVHIGRPDKTHVISRTQGYHGTHGFGTAAGGITVNAEGFGPLPGDFSHVAYDSPEALEAEIQRLGAERVAAFLCEPVIGAGGVLLPPDGYVEAVAEICRRHDVLFVADCVICGFGRLGTWFGIDRWSVRPDLVTTAKGITGGTIPLGALLVAPHVAEPFFTGRPGAPVLRHGATYAGHPVACAAANATLDLYERDDLIPRGRSLEKPLADSLSGAAGHEAVAEVRAGLGFLAAVELTPDVLAAHPGAADRLYRLLLGEGVVVRPVAKGIVLSPPLIADEPELDLLASAIPRSLDRLLSTVD
- a CDS encoding IclR family transcriptional regulator, translating into MPDSPVSVPGPRRTPGASSSRKVLQLLLSFTERRWEASVAELAEEIGSPVATTYRYVQLLKELHLLEEARSGRYHVTSRVMPLARAARLANDLARIARPAMEEAAHELGETILLFQHFGELAVCADRVECDRAMRFTFQPGHSIPLGVGATGKMLLALLPDGEREQHVARISSERGLDLRDELKRARENRHAQTWGEIEEGVWAASVPVDTGRMRPSVLSLVGPATRLGDVARAGAIEALGSYAQRIRKSVSEYAL
- a CDS encoding YrhK family protein, translated to MANHAGETRPHDPDERGAGRTTDLVLTFGHDELIIRRRYEVLSIVNDILIALWFVAGSLLFFSEALTTLATWFFLLGSIELLIRPGIRLVRAVHLRRIRTDGAVDSGSDF
- a CDS encoding GNAT family N-acetyltransferase, with translation MIRLATPTDLPLLTELERAAGAVFRDVGMAAIADDEPASPEQLAVFQTGGRCWVYEEDARPAGYVLAAEVDGFGHVEQVSVRPEHTGRGLGRRLIDTVGEWAVAGGLPGLTLTTFTDVPWNGPYYARLGFCPLPPEEQGPHLRAIRQAEIDRGLDRWPRMAMLRLH